The following DNA comes from Hordeum vulgare subsp. vulgare chromosome 3H, MorexV3_pseudomolecules_assembly, whole genome shotgun sequence.
TCCTCACAGAAACAGAACTAGGGGTTGGCATTGCCATACCCAGATCCAGCACCTTTGCCCGCACCACTCCCACCATTTCTTCCtccgccatcgccaccaccatTTCCACCAGCATCTGCGTTTGTACTACCTTGTCTATACCAATTGTTAGTAGCAGTTGCAGAGCCGGAACCAGTGCCACTACCAGCCCCATATCCACTAGATCCTCGATAACCACTAGCttgccctccaccaccgccgccaccggaACCGCCAGCGCTAGTATATCCACCATGTCCACCACCATAAGGATATGAAGATCCTTGACTATATTGACTAGAACCAGAGCCGGAGCCAGACCCGCTACCATATCCAGTTCCACCATTTTGGCCACCgcctccgccgccacctccacctcctccgctTGCATGGCTACCACTACTAGAACTCACACCAGACCCAATTCCACTTCCTGCACCCGACCCACCACCACTCACAGTTCccccaccctctcctcctcctcctcccgttccCCTGGCACTTCCAGTGGAGTATCTGGCCACCCTTGTAGCATTGGTCAGTCCAATGCTCAAGAGGACAACATAGCCAAGCGCTACTAGCTTTGTGCCTACCATTGTGTGTATTTTATCGAAGTGTGTACTGCTGTAAGATGAGGTGAGTTCTAAGGGAAAGATGGTATGGACATTTATAGTGGTGCTTCCGGCCATGCATGCTGGGGATGGTGGGTGGAGCTTTTGACAAAGTCATGTCTCATCCCTCAAGTGGTGGCTTAGAATAATTAGCGCTTTAATTGGTGCAGGTAAAAGTAAACGATGATGACTGACTGCTAATCGTGACCGCGATCGCATCGATGTGGGTTCAACAGTTGTAAGATACATGCAAGCATGCATTCACTGCTGAACACACCTAGCTAGCTCTAGTGGTACGTACGTTGACATTAGAGCAGAGGAGCGGGGCAACCTCGAAGTTTCCCTAGCTAAATTTGGGGTCGAAGTAAACGACGACTCCACCCATGTAATCGAGTCATTGGGTCAAGTAGCCGTGCATGAAGAACTACCGATTAGCAGATGATCAAGTTCAAGTGGATGCATAGCAAGATCTCGATCCAAAACCAGGTTCATGCCAGCACCGTACACCATATTATTTGATGCCCGGACTAGTTCAACGTAGGCCCACGTGCTTGAGCATGAAGAACTACTGATTAGTAGGATTTGGGTGATCAAGTGGGCAGCTTGCTCGACGGGTCCAAGTGTTGAAAGTCCAGCTTGCCATTGCCCGATGCCATGCAATCCCTGGGATGGACTTGAGCGTCTATGTACATGCCGCTGCTAATGCTAAACTGCTGCCTGCATGCAGCATACACTAGGCATCCCTTTGTTacttactcccttcgtttttaaatataagtcttttttaaaaaattactataaactacatactatCTATATACACATACTTTAGACTatacattcattcattttacttcgtatatagtccgtagtaaaatctctacaaaacttatatttaggaacggatggagtgttAGTTTTGATCAAATTAGTATTGAGCGGAGATGCTCTAGCTCTACAAACCATGATACCTAACTGTTTTATCAACTGAACAGCGTAATTACACGCTCAACATTTTTCTCCCCTGATAAATGCCTAACATCATTGACAAAACCAGCCATAACATACATAAATAATCAATGGACACTAGTGAAAAAAGGACATTAAACCCGGTTCcaatgggcctttagtcccggtttcttCAAACCGGGACCGAACAAATGGGACAAATATCCAGAACCTTTTGTCCCGCttggcttacgaaccgggaccaaaggagctccacgtggccgctgcggggcgttcaggcaggaggacctttagtcccggttggtaacaccaatcgGGACCAAAAGGCAGCCAAGCGTCAGCAGCTCGCTGGCGTCGGGTTTTTTTTTAAATGGGGGGTTTAGGattttttgagggttttaggggtttcatattgtgttagctagctactccctccgtcccagcttagtacaactttgtattagagctagtgtaaagttgagacagttattttgggacggagggagtactatatatagagagaagtgacctctcttttTTCGTACTTGATCGACGGTAGCTACTATAAGAGAGAACTCGACGCTAGCtaataagcaaatgaaggaaccaTTAATTACACAACATCGTCATCATGAACATATATTGAGACAAGTGACCACTCTTTCTCCGTACTTGGTCGAACAACTCGACCCCACTACATATAGTACacgatcatgcatatatacaatatataatAACTCTCGCGATTCCTAACTAGCTAATATATATGAATCAAACTCAACACGGTtgttggtaataaaataaaaatgtgaatattgtttacgtaAATCAAGTTCGTTAAAAGATCTGCCGTTATCACAGGTCATCTGGTGAATCCACTCGCAAACGAAGTATTCACAGAAATTAGTCCGGGATCCTGTCTCAAGCAGTACTTTACGAGAATACAGTTCGATCAAAATAATAGTCAAGCACGAtactggtattgaaactagaatgaatGAAAGAtgtgcggaactagctagtactacttacttttgaGAAGGAAAATCGCAGCTCCTTATTCCATTCACCTTTAGCGGTCttggtgaactttttccaaacacTGCACGGCAAATAAAACGAtcacttgatattagaaaatgAAAGAAAGTTGTCGACATGGTGTGATAATGATTGAACGTACTTTTCGAGCATTTCATTAATCGGCGCCAACTCTGTAGGGTCTTTCGTAGCAAGTCCAAGACAAGTACTAGTCCCTCGTCAAGCCTAATGATTAACAGAACAAAGTGAAACCTGCGCacacataactcatcaattacacttagccTTGAGTAAGTGAAACAGAATGTGTCGAAGACAACTAGTAACACTCACTCGAAGTTGGAAGGAAATAGTATTTTCCTTTTCTCATGTTGTCGAAGTAACACAGTTAGCAACAATATCCCGCTATCCATGGGAGTCTTACATACGTTATGTGCATTTGCGGTATTTGGGTTAATAAACCCAATGTCatatatttgtcctcttttgcattcgaggatcttcaatctgcataatatagtaaGGATAGTTACACGCAATAATGAAGGAGCTGAGCTAGTGACTTAATTATAGAAATAATACTTACAGACTATAGGAACTGACGATCGTTTTGTCAAGGGcatcttgattgtataactgaaagaaTTCATCAAACTCAATGTACAACGACCCATTTTCACTATAAAAGTGCTTATCTTTAATTCACACGTAGATACTGTTGGTGCCATCCATGCAGGCTTTCAAGTATCAATCATGtagtcttcgcatcatcgttgattGTTCCGTCAACtgctcaggtttgacgagaggcttcccatgCTTGTATATAAGGGCTACTACGGGGGCAGTTTCGAACTGTAGATCTTCGCTTAAGTAATCACCAAGAGCAAAACCAGGACCCCGGGTCAATATTAGCAACATCGATAAACACATTGATACGGCGGCATGATTGCTTATCCTCTtcgccgagctggggaattgttttcccacttcttgcacCACTGGTACTTAAGCTTCCCTACTGCTTCGCTTGATCATATGTCTTTCCAAGAATTCGCTTATAGTGTGATGGCAGCACACGCGGTGGTGGTCGCTTAAGGGCATCCAGACAACGCTTTGCTTTTACTGGATCAATTTTGTCCTTTGGAGGTGGACGTTTCGGTGCAAAAAAGGCCTTATTATAGGCATCCATGATTACCGCGTTTTCCTCCttagtcctctcatatggtaactaacTTTGCAGGAGCCTTTAGGCTTGGAccaaatttgattttcttcccgcCTCTTGTATCTTCCGCCTTTGTTGATGTGTCAGAGGAGGCGGATAAGGAGGCGGAGTGCGCTCACACGCCGAAGGaggcaagggaggaggaggaggagtgcgctcatgcgccggaggaggcggagtgcgctcatgcgccggaggaggaggagtcagcTGATCAGTCTGCTAAGGCATCCAGTTTGGGAGCTTGATGTACTCCTAGACATATAGACCTTAGAGAATTTTCCAAATGactctccccttcacctgtagggtagtCAAGCGCCAactcctcaaatccctccattatTTCATCCACCGTCACAATATCATAATCATGTCGAATCGGACGGCAATGGAAAGTTTCCTCAGCTCGAGGAGGTACAACAGAGTCGAGCGCCGCTTTCAAGGTCAGGTTCTGGCATTTTGCCATTAGCATACAATGTTCAGCCTCTGCGATACTATCCACGGGGTAGCAAGGATCCGTGAAATCAGGCTGAACGAGCTAGCTACGTGGAagccaccacggtggtgccggtgacgagatcgacgcgggcgatcgacgacggtgaggacgTGGACGGGATGTcacctacacatgtgcagactgtaagaagttaatttgagctcatatTGTACATATAAATCAaaagaactcccacatacactcctacactaaaacccacaaaccactctacttctagagcatttgaaatgagctaaactagcagcgagagatgaaaggataaagtagctaaccttttagaacacttgtgtagttggtgcaccgccaaacctagacaaatcttgaggaaaatggagatTGAAGGTCAAGCTTGGAGagaagaaagcttaagtgtggctcggtcatttcatcgaacacctcatgtgcatgcatagaacgGTGAACAAAGCAGGGCATGCAGACATCCCACATGGCCAAAAAACAGAAAAGAGGGTGGGCAcgggcgagggtatatataggcatctctttggtcccagttggtggcaAGAATCGGGACAAAACACTCATCTTTAGTCCAGGTTTCAACCACCAACCGAGACTACAGGTGCTACGCCAGGAGCGACAACCATTGATCCCGGTTCGTGTGTGTAACCAGGACCAAAGGGGTCGGACGAACCAGGTTCCTGCCCGGCCGGTGCCCTACCCTCATGAACTGGGACTGATGCacccattggtcctggttcgtaaCAGAACCGGAATTATAGCTCTTATCTCCCTTGGACCAAAgctctgttttctactagtggggtCCCTAGCGTCTATTGTCTTCTCCCGAAAACAGATTTTCTCTCTGTTTTATTGATAAAGCAATCGTCATGTCCGTACTACAATTTCGGGTGtataatatataaaaataagtTTGTTTAAGGCAACAACACAAACACACGCTAATAATAAAGAAGATGAAAGGCTACCATGTGGTGGGTGGTAGATCAGAGAGGTACCGGTTGCCAAAAGGAAATACAGTAAGCCATGCCCGGTGTACATTCAAAAATGTTCTTGTtccatgaaaaacatgataaaacaAATTGACTCTAACATAATAGATTTTATCATGTTTTTTCACAGTACAAGAACATTTTGCATGTGGATAAGCACGACAACTAACACAAGATCAAATTGATATTAGTTGTGCCCAGCTTGTGTTAGTTATGTTTGGTTACACCGAATAACTGAGTCGATTATACTCCACGATGAAGTACACGGCACCCAACTAAATTAATTCTTACATGCGTCTTAATCTTGACAATTAAAAAAGCATCCACACGTGAAGAATCCCAACGATGTATGTGAAGATGCGGATAACTAGGTTGGACGCACGGTAAGCAATTCAATCTTCAAGACAAACTAAGAGTTTTGCAATACACCTTCCTAAGTGCTAATCATGTACATCCATTGACTAAGTAAAACATCGCTCTTAACCTGGAGGTCCTATATACCAAGCCCATGACCCGCATGGATTTTTGTTCGGCAAACCGCACTTCATTTTGCcaatatatatttcttcttcgtTTCGTTGTCCCTCTAATAGAAGAATCTACATCCGTCTGGAAAAGAGACACCATATCGGGGACCATGTTTGTGAGTGCAGTTCAACTaaacaagaccccccccccccaaccaagAACATCTTCTCTTCCCAACTACTCATGTGTTTCACTAATTGCCCTTCGACATATTTTGACTTCACGTTAGTGAGACACTGATAATGGATTGGGGTTACAGAGTATCTAATCAAGAAATCGCGTTACGCACATCTTAACAAATCACCATATCATGTGTCTAAAACATTGGCCTCTTCAAAAAAGTAaaattcacttttatgcaaataGATTATAAGACACGAAATCTGCTTGAACTCTAAAAAAGAAAAAAGTTTCTTGTTAAGCCATGTTTCATAAAAGAACGGTGTGGACAGCATACTACAGAACTGAGAGGCCTCTGTCAATAAGATGCAGCAGTACTTCTCCTATAACCTGGCCGTATGTTTGACGCGCTCAACCCGAATAGAAAACATATTTGCAACTTTGGTAGACCACCACATTGGAGATAGCGAATCACCTGGTCGGTGCcatttttggattgaaattttataGCGATGCTACCGCTGGATACAGAACTAGTGAACCAGGCACACCACTTTATCGGAAAAGCCCTTTGCCCAGAGTGTCTACTAAAGGAACGACGACATCACATTTTCACTGTCATTTTTAACGTCAACTTTAAAAGCTACCCGACTAGTGTTTTTCGGTGCATCTTATGGTCAGTCTCAAGAAGGATGACTACTGCATTGAGTATGTTCCTTCCCCTACCACAAATTTGAATAGTGCTGACCGGACAAATTGTATCATCAGAGATGAGTATCAGGCCCGTCATTGCCTAGGGGTCAGTGATAACATTGGCATCACATACATGCGAACTAGTCGTCTTGTTATGCCGTCCATTATAGACTGGTCGGTCTGTGATAACTTTGAGAAGGGCCTTCCATGGAGTTATTTATTGACTGGACATTTGCATAGGACTTTCGGTGAGTGATGGCATCCTTTTGTGAGGCAAAATGGGGATGCACCCCATTTTGCACTACAACACAAAGTTATCTTCACGCAATATGTGAGCACAATATTGCATTGCATTTCTTGCATATATTGTCAAATGTACAATTGTCTACAAACATATTCAACTAAATAGACTTTGCCTACGATGATTCAATTGGGAGAATAGTCTTGCCATCAAAGATTCATCAACCGCGTGAAAGTACATTCCAATGAGTCCTTTAACTCACTAGAAACTACATTTAAACCTCCCCCATTCAAGGTCGGGAGCTTGGACAATGGTTCTTTTTATTTTATGTAGTGCACTTAAAATAGATCAACATTACCAATGTGTCATTTAGGTGCACTGCAATATATATAGTACACTAAAAGGTCACAACACAATGCGCCCATCCCCTGTTCATATAAAGtaaacaacatttttattttACAAACTTAATATCATACATATATAGGAATTGCTAACTTAATAGGCAATAAAAGTGTGCACATGGTGTGTATTCATCTAATTAAGAGTCATGTGGTACTCCGACGGCCGATTTGTGTTCACTTGCTGTCACACCCGCAAGAGGCTCATCATTGATGCCTTTGAGGAGGCCGATCGGTGTTGAAACTCATCACCAATGTTTCGCCGGTAGCCGGTCAGTGATGAGGGGTCAGTAGTGTTTCATTTCGTAGTAGTGTTCCTTGCATGAAGACTACTTGAGagggctaactaactaactaaagcATCTGGTTTAATACACTAGAGGATAATTAGCATTTGCCAAGCAAAGAAATCCCCTATTTGTAGAACTATAGGCACTTGCTTTGTTGACATACAACTTTTGCTAGTTTATGGTCAACTCTAGCGACGATCATGTATAGAATGGGTGGTGTCATGATCCCGAGTAAGTGGGTGGATGAGAGTGTGTGGAGGGTATTAATCTTTTCCCGAAACAAGCTACTATGTCTTCGATCATTGAGTCTGATAGCTTGTCACTCAATAATATCCTGAAGGATGGAGGAGACAATAGATCGTTGCTATGTACCAGTACAAGGAGGCCTAGAGGATGGTATCGTTGTTCTCGGATAGCAAGTCATATGATACACCATGCAGGGCAAATAAGGTTGACCATGCTCTCGCGCAAGTAGCTGCTAAGAGTGCAAACAGATCCATCTGGATCCTAGATGCAACATCTGCTATTTTGTAGCTCCTTTTGAAGGATTGTAAATATATTATTATCAGTTAATGAAACCCCCTATTCCGGCAAAAAAAATCTTTGTCAAAAAATTATATAGAGCTCCTAGACATTTCAACATAAACTATTTGAGACTGAGAACAAACTTTGGAACTTAAATGCAAATCAAATTTCGCAAAGTGTAAGAACAACCACAATGTCAAAAATCGTACAAGCtttcaaataaaaaataatacaTGATTTCATAAAAAGACGTGACGTCTTTGACACCAAAACGATGGTGTATAGCTTAATACATATAAATAGTGATACATTGGCATGTTACATTCTTGGAATATATCACAAACACTAGTGCATTTTTCACCAGAACAATGAAGCCCTTATTTGATCATATGTAAGATGATAACAAACAAATGAAAAAAGAGTTGAAGACATCGATTTGACACACTAGGTTAGGCTTCATTTTTTTAGATTCCTCACAGAAACAGAACTAGGGGTTGGCATTGCCATACCCAGATCCGGCACCTTTGCCTGCACCACTCCCACCATTTCTTCCtccgccatcgccaccaccatTTCCACCAGCATCTGCGTTTGTACTACCTTGTCTATACCAATTGTTAGTAGCAGTTGCAGAGCCGGAACCAGTGCCACTACCAGCCCCATATCCACTAGATCCTCGATAACCACTAGCttgccctccaccaccgccgccaccggaACCGCCAGCGCTAGTATATCCACCATGTCCACCACCATAAGGATATGAAGATCCTTGACTATATTGACTAGAACCAGAGCCGGAGCCAGACCCGCTACCATATCCAGTTCCACCATTTTGGCCACCgcctccgccgccacctccacctcctccgctTGCATGGCTACCACTACTAGAACTCACACCAGACCCAATTCCACTTCCTGCACCCGACCCACCACCACTCACAGTTCccccaccctctcctcctcctcctcccgttccCCTGGCACTTCCAGTGGAGTATCTGGCCACCCTTGTAGCATTGGTCAGTCCAATGCTCAAGAGGACAACATAGCCAAGCGCTACTAGCTTTGTGCCTACCATTGTGTGTATTTTATCGAAGTGTGTACTGCTGTAAGATGAGGTGAGTTCTAAGGGAAAGATGGTATGGACATTTATAGTGGTGCTTCCGGCCATGCATGCTGGGGATGGTGGGTGGAGCTTTTGACAAAGTCATGTCTCATCCCTCAAGTGGTGGCTTAGAATAATTAGCGCTTTAATTGGTGCAGGTAAAAGTAAACGATGATGACTGACTGCTAATCGTGACCGCGATCGCATCGATGTGGGTTCAACAGTTGTAAGATACATGCAAGCATGCATTCACTGCTGAACACACCTAGCTAGCTCTAGTGGTACGTACGTTGACATTAGAGCAGAGGAGCGAGGGCAACCTCGAAGTTTCCCTAGCTAAATTTGGGGTCGAAGTAAACGACGACTCCACCCATGTAATCGAGTCATTGGGTCAAGTAGCCGTGCATGAAGAACTACCGATTAGCAGATGATCAAGTTCAAGTGGATGCATAGCAAGATCTCGATCCAAAACCAGGTTCATGCCAGCACCGTACACCATATTATTTGATGCCCGGACTAGTTCAACGTAGGCCCACGTGCTTGAGCATGAAGAACTACTGATTAGTAGGATTTGGGTGATCAAGTGGGCAGCTTGCTCGACGGGTCCAAGTGTTGAAAGTCCAGCTTGCCATTGCCCGATGCCATGCAATCCCTGGGATGGACTTGAGCGTCTATGTACATGCCGCTGCTAATGCTAAACTGCTGCCTGCATGCAGCATACACTAGGCATCCCTTTGTTacttactcccttcgtttctaaatataagtcttttttaaaaaattactataaactacatactatCTATATACACATACTTTAGACTatacattcattcattttacttcgtatatagtccgtagtaaaatctctacaaaacttatatttaggaacggatggagtgttAGTTTTGATCAAATTAGTATTGAGCGGAGATGCTCTAGCTCTACAAACCATGATACCTAACTGTTTTATCAACTGAACAGCGTAATTACACGCTCAACATTTTTCCCCCCTGATAAATGCCTAACATCATTGACAAAACCAGCCATAACATACATAAATAATCAATGGACACTAGTGAAAAAAGGACATTAAACCCGGTTCcaatgggcctttagtcccggtttcttCAAACCGGGACCGAACAAATGGGACAAATATCCAGAACCTTTTGTCCCGCttggcttacgaaccgggaccaaaggagctccacgtggccgctgcggggcgttcaggcaggaggacctttagtcccggttggtaacaccaatcgGGAC
Coding sequences within:
- the LOC123440854 gene encoding putative glycine-rich cell wall structural protein 1, with product MVGTKLVALGYVVLLSIGLTNATRVARYSTGSARGTGGGGGEGGGTVSGGGSGAGSGIGSGVSSSSGSHASGGGGGGGGGGGQNGGTGYGSGSGSGSGSSQYSQGSSYPYGGGHGGYTSAGGSGGGGGGGQASGYRGSSGYGAGSGTGSGSATATNNWYRQGSTNADAGGNGGGDGGGRNGGSGAGKGAGSGYGNANP
- the LOC123440855 gene encoding putative glycine-rich cell wall structural protein 1 — protein: MVGTKLVALGYVVLLSIGLTNATRVARYSTGSARGTGGGGGEGGGTVSGGGSGAGSGIGSGVSSSSGSHASGGGGGGGGGGGQNGGTGYGSGSGSGSGSSQYSQGSSYPYGGGHGGYTSAGGSGGGGGGGQASGYRGSSGYGAGSGTGSGSATATNNWYRQGSTNADAGGNGGGDGGGRNGGSGAGKGAGSGYGNANP